Proteins encoded by one window of Pseudomonas coleopterorum:
- a CDS encoding NAD-dependent succinate-semialdehyde dehydrogenase — MSSLIRNGNFIDGQWSSGAATYPVSNPANGEVIANVHKAGAEDTERAVAAAHRALPAWRKLTAKDRSQRLKRWSELMLGNQKDLATLLSREQGKPLAEAMGEVVYAASFLEWFAEEAKRAYGDVIPSHKADARIIVVKEAIGVVAAITPWNFPLAMVTRKVGPALAAGCTMILKPSEETPLSAFALAVLAEQAGIPAGVFNVVSGDAVAIGGALQASGIVRKLSFTGSTRTGKLLMRQAADTLKKVSLELGGNAPFIVFDDADLDAAVKGAMASKFRNTGQTCVCVNRFFIQDGVYEAFTGKLAEAVAAMRVGSALEGETEQGPLINAAALAKVELHVSDALKKGATLLCGGRRHALGGTFYEPTILCDANSDMLIAQDETFGPVAACFRFKDEAEVLQRANDTPYGLSAYFYSRDIGRVWRMAEGLEAGMVGINEGIISTEVAPFGGIKESGLGREGSKYGLEDYLEIKYLLMGGL, encoded by the coding sequence ATGAGCTCGCTGATTCGTAACGGCAATTTCATCGACGGCCAATGGTCGAGCGGTGCTGCGACCTATCCGGTGTCGAATCCGGCCAATGGCGAAGTGATCGCCAACGTGCACAAGGCCGGCGCCGAGGATACCGAACGCGCCGTTGCGGCCGCCCATCGGGCCCTGCCGGCCTGGCGAAAGTTGACCGCCAAGGATCGCAGCCAGCGCCTCAAGCGTTGGAGCGAACTCATGCTGGGTAACCAGAAGGATCTGGCTACATTGCTCAGCCGCGAGCAGGGCAAACCGCTCGCTGAGGCAATGGGCGAAGTGGTCTACGCCGCAAGTTTTCTGGAGTGGTTCGCTGAAGAGGCCAAGCGTGCCTACGGCGATGTGATACCGAGCCACAAGGCAGATGCGCGGATCATCGTAGTCAAGGAAGCTATAGGCGTGGTCGCGGCGATCACGCCGTGGAATTTCCCGCTGGCGATGGTCACGCGCAAGGTCGGTCCAGCGCTGGCGGCGGGTTGCACCATGATCCTCAAACCCTCGGAAGAGACCCCGTTATCAGCTTTCGCCCTGGCAGTGCTGGCCGAGCAGGCGGGGATTCCAGCCGGGGTGTTCAACGTGGTTTCCGGTGACGCCGTGGCGATTGGCGGTGCGCTGCAAGCTTCCGGCATCGTGCGCAAACTGTCGTTCACCGGCTCGACACGCACCGGCAAACTGCTGATGCGCCAAGCGGCGGATACGCTAAAAAAAGTCTCGCTGGAACTGGGCGGCAACGCCCCGTTCATTGTGTTTGACGATGCTGATCTGGACGCCGCCGTCAAAGGTGCGATGGCCTCGAAATTCCGCAACACCGGCCAGACCTGCGTCTGCGTGAACCGCTTCTTCATCCAGGACGGCGTTTACGAAGCCTTCACCGGCAAACTCGCTGAAGCGGTGGCTGCGATGCGCGTCGGCAGTGCGCTGGAAGGCGAAACCGAGCAGGGTCCGCTGATCAACGCTGCGGCCCTGGCCAAAGTTGAATTGCACGTGAGTGACGCCTTAAAGAAGGGCGCCACACTGTTGTGCGGCGGTCGTCGTCATGCGCTGGGCGGCACCTTCTACGAACCGACCATCCTGTGCGACGCCAACAGCGACATGCTGATCGCTCAGGATGAAACCTTCGGCCCGGTAGCCGCGTGCTTCCGCTTCAAGGACGAAGCCGAAGTATTGCAACGGGCGAATGACACACCCTACGGATTGTCGGCGTACTTCTACAGCCGCGATATAGGCCGCGTATGGCGCATGGCCGAAGGCCTAGAGGCCGGCATGGTCGGGATCAACGAAGGCATCATTTCCACGGAAGTCGCGCCGTTTGGTGGCATCAAGGAATCGGGCCTGGGGCGCGAAGGCTCCAAATACGGTCTGGAAGACTATCTGGAAATCAAATACCTGCTGATGGGCGGCCTCTGA
- a CDS encoding MFS transporter, whose translation MSAQSIKIDDLPIGRFHIKIAGLTFGAHFTDGYILGLIGIAFTLLSPQMQLDAFWQGLIGASALIGLFLGSLFFGWISDKVGRQKIFLVSFVLITIASVMQFYAQTAMQLFLCRVIIGIGLGGDFSVGHAILAEFSPKKHRGVLLGSFSVIWTFGYVAATFVGTAMLSLEDDAWRWMLASSAIPAALILVARIGTPESPRWLVNQGRIAEARAIVKKHLGDNVELDETRSTDTRSGYAVLVSREYRKRTAFNCLFFVCIVMPYFAIYTFLPSILQKMGLAEGFGTELMLNMLLILGALIGIWCTVKFSRRGFLINSFIILAVALFLLAALPGSAAFLMVLVFGVFTLVLSAVSNLVGVFPAESFPTEVRASGIGLATAVSRLGSAVSTFLLPVSVAGIGLSPTMGILASILALGAIISWAWAPETKSLALSQACKAQGPMESAAPAATKVAAPI comes from the coding sequence ATGTCCGCTCAATCGATAAAGATCGACGACCTGCCCATCGGGCGTTTTCATATCAAAATTGCCGGTCTCACGTTCGGCGCGCATTTCACCGATGGCTACATCCTCGGCCTGATCGGTATTGCCTTCACATTGCTCAGCCCGCAGATGCAACTCGATGCTTTTTGGCAAGGCTTGATCGGTGCTTCGGCACTGATTGGCTTGTTTCTCGGCAGCCTGTTCTTCGGCTGGATTTCCGACAAGGTCGGTCGGCAGAAAATCTTCCTGGTCAGTTTTGTCCTGATCACCATTGCTTCGGTCATGCAGTTCTATGCCCAAACTGCGATGCAGCTATTCCTTTGTAGGGTAATAATCGGCATCGGCCTGGGCGGCGACTTCAGCGTGGGCCACGCTATACTTGCCGAGTTCTCACCGAAAAAACATCGCGGCGTATTGCTCGGTTCGTTTAGTGTCATCTGGACCTTCGGCTACGTCGCCGCGACCTTTGTCGGCACGGCGATGCTCAGTCTGGAGGATGACGCCTGGCGCTGGATGCTGGCTTCGTCGGCGATCCCGGCGGCGCTGATCCTGGTTGCTCGAATCGGCACACCCGAGTCACCACGCTGGCTGGTCAATCAGGGGCGGATCGCCGAAGCACGGGCGATTGTCAAAAAACACCTGGGCGACAATGTCGAACTCGATGAAACCCGCTCCACCGACACCCGTTCCGGGTATGCGGTGCTGGTCAGTCGTGAATACCGGAAGCGTACTGCGTTCAACTGCCTGTTCTTTGTCTGTATCGTCATGCCGTACTTTGCGATCTACACTTTCCTGCCATCGATATTGCAGAAGATGGGCCTAGCGGAGGGCTTCGGCACCGAATTGATGCTCAATATGCTGCTGATCCTCGGCGCATTGATCGGCATCTGGTGCACAGTGAAGTTCTCGCGCCGAGGCTTCCTGATCAATTCGTTCATCATCCTCGCGGTAGCCTTGTTCCTACTGGCGGCCTTGCCGGGCAGTGCGGCGTTCCTGATGGTGCTGGTGTTCGGCGTGTTCACGCTGGTGTTGTCGGCGGTGAGCAATTTGGTGGGCGTGTTCCCGGCCGAGAGCTTTCCGACCGAAGTGCGGGCCAGCGGGATTGGCTTGGCGACGGCGGTGAGTCGCTTGGGCTCGGCAGTCAGCACTTTCCTGTTGCCGGTGAGTGTGGCGGGTATCGGCTTGAGCCCAACGATGGGCATCCTGGCGTCGATTCTCGCACTGGGCGCGATCATTTCCTGGGCTTGGGCACCGGAAACCAAATCCCTGGCACTGAGCCAGGCGTGCAAGGCGCAGGGGCCAATGGAGAGCGCGGCACCCGCTGCCACAAAGGTCGCAGCCCCAATCTAA